The genome window GTCCCCTCTCTTCGTTAATCATATCTAGAAAAAGTTTTAGCTTTCACTTATAATTACAACGCCCAGTAGTTTTTAATCACTATTATGGTGAGTATAATAATAGATGGCAAGTGTAGGAGTGCATTTGAAAACTAATTTTTATGGATAAATTTATTATTAACTAATAATAATTATTTAATATATAATAATTGGGGGAATTGAATTATGGTGGAGGATTTTGAAGAAAAAATAGAAGAAATAGAAAAAGAAAATATGGAAATCATATCTGACATGGATACTCTATGTAAAAAATTTATTGAAGAAACAAAAAGTTTTATCAAATATTATATTGATGGAAGTATTGCGGTTACTGTAAAATCCCAATATGACATAACTAATAATCTAAATAAAGAGCAATTAAGAAATTTAAAGGAAAACCGTAACTCGTTAACTAATATCATTGCATCAAAGATAGATGAAGAATTTAAAAATCCTACCTACTGGACCCATGCACATGAAATTCCGGATCATACAACTAATCAGGAGTTCGGATATGATAATCATAATAAGAAATTCCTAAAATTAAAAGAGATAATAAATAGTTTTGATAACTATCCCCAAGAATTAATAACACAATATGGTTACACAAACAACAATTATCCAGATAGTCCTACATTATCTAACTGGCCAGAACCCATGATTTCCACAATCCAGAAATATTCAAGTTTAAATAAAAGATTACTCCATTTAAAAAGAGAATTAATTACAGCTCATAGAGAAAAGAACGAATACGAAGCACAAAAGTTATGGGATAAACTCTAAGCCTACAAAATCTTAGAAAAAAAATGACGAGATAATAACAAATGTGGGGGGTTAATGGAAGACCGAGGGGGAGTCGATCTTCCATAAAAAATGAATTTATCACAATGATAAAAACACAAACTAAACGTCTAACAACATCACTTATAAAGATTCTCTTATGAAATGTGTTATCACAGTTCTTTTATAATTTCTGAAAATTCTTTTCTGTATTTTCAATTCATTATTAACACTTTTAATTAGAAAACCATGGTTTTTCTTAATTAATAGCTTTATCTAGTTTGTGTTTGAATTTCATTGATTAATTTAAAAAAATAAAAGATTAAATAGACCGTTTTGAGTCAATTAATCCCTTTAATTTATTCTTATCCACTTTTCGAGTAAATAATGGAGAATCATCTTGCCGATAAACAGAAATGTTCTCTTCAAAGGTCTTAACACCCTCTTTAACATAAAAAATTCCCAATGGAAACTTTCCCTCATCATCATGATACGGGCCTTCAATAGCTCTTTTAAAGGCCTCCACTTTATCATCAGTAACATAAGAGTCTTCCAGATAATAAGAATTCTCTTTAAACCATTGGAATGTATTTACTTTGTTAAAGGTCACACAGGGTTGCAATATATCCACCAGTGCATATCCCTGGTGATTAATGGCCTTTTTAATGATTTCTTTGGTTTGATTGATATCACCAGCAAAGGCCCTGGCCACAAAGGTGGCTCCTAAGGATATGGCCACGGATATGGGATTAAATGGTTCCTCAAAAACACCATCCACCTGGAAGGATGTTTTATAGTGGGCTTGGCTGGTGGGTGAGGCCTGTCCTTTGGTTAGGCCATAAACCATGTTGTTGTGGACGATATTGGTAATATTAGGGTTACGTCTTATGGTATGCATGAAGTGATTTCCACCTTCACCATAGGTACATCCATCTCCACTCACCGCAATAATCGTCATTTTATTATTGGAAGCTTTAATTCCTGTAGCTGGTGAAAGTGATCTGCCGTGCAGGCCATTGAATACATTAGCTTTGATATAGTGGGGTAATTTACCGGCCTGCCCTATACCTGAGACCATGACCAGTTCTTCTGGTGGAATATCCAGCTCACCAAGAGCCATTTTTAATGATTTTAATATAGGGAAATTACCGCAACCAGGACACCAGGCCACATCTGCGTGTTCCATGTCATAAATTTTCGGATCCATTTTAACACCCCTTTAATCTGCTCCTAATTGATATTTTATTATTTCCACTACTTCTTCTACTGAAAAAGGCATTCCATTAAATTTCAGGGCCTTTTTACCCACTTTAAAACCAATTTCGGTTTTAATTAAGTTGGCGAATTGTCCTTTAGCATTATTTTCCAGTAAAACTGTTTTCTCAGCCATCTCCAGCATTTTCTCTGTTTCTGGATGTAAGGGATAGACTT of Methanobacteriales archaeon HGW-Methanobacteriales-1 contains these proteins:
- a CDS encoding 2-oxoacid ferredoxin oxidoreductase (catalyzes the coenzyme A-dependent decarboxylation of 2-oxoacids, such as pyruvate and 2-oxoglutarate), whose translation is MDPKIYDMEHADVAWCPGCGNFPILKSLKMALGELDIPPEELVMVSGIGQAGKLPHYIKANVFNGLHGRSLSPATGIKASNNKMTIIAVSGDGCTYGEGGNHFMHTIRRNPNITNIVHNNMVYGLTKGQASPTSQAHYKTSFQVDGVFEEPFNPISVAISLGATFVARAFAGDINQTKEIIKKAINHQGYALVDILQPCVTFNKVNTFQWFKENSYYLEDSYVTDDKVEAFKRAIEGPYHDDEGKFPLGIFYVKEGVKTFEENISVYRQDDSPLFTRKVDKNKLKGLIDSKRSI